CAAGATTTTCTAATTTCtacataacagacacacacacatatctgacaATCTGTCGATTCTATTCTCATTaaaggtgaatgtgtgtgtgcatgtctgtatatatgcatgtacgtatatacatatgtatatatgtttgtatgtatgtatgtatgtcattttcTAAAAATTGTTAATACAGTTATTGTTCGATATTTTCTTATTCAGATattcttccattttgttttatttgagaCGAAATGCTGCGTCCGTTATGGCGATGGATTGCCGAAAAAGTTCatggaaaattttgaattttattaaatacttCTAAACGAAGAAGAATTGTCTTCCCAGGTTCTTTTAGAGTTATGGTGGGATCCTTAAACTGGGAACCGCAGATTTTGCAGACAATGCCTAACGAATCTGGCGAGCTTACTTAGATGTCTGTCTTGGGTACGAAAAGAAAAACCGAAACAAACCGAATatgcacacgccacacacacgcacacacgtacacacacacacacgcacgtacacacacacacgcacacacacacgtacacacacacatacacacacacacacacacaccacacacagacacatatatatatatatatatatatatatatatatatatatatatatatatatatatatatatatatatatatatatattatatatatataatatatatatatatatatgattctatcaataatagcaagaaaaaaataagaaagtcaGGCAACaacgaaatgaaataaaatattaagagtCCATCATATTTGTGCTGCAAAAATGTATTTCAAGAAATTTGCAAATGTAATACAGCGTTTATAACGAAAGTGGGAAAACAATTcccaaaaaatatatttagaatttccTAATTATTTCATTCCTCAGATCTCATCAaggagtacatatataaatatatatatatacatacatatatatatatatatgtaagtaattgTAAACaggcggtttttttttttttttttactttatgttGTTCAAATCTTTATaacacactttctttcttttatacatgTTGCGACGATTTTAAAATACctcttattaattttatttctcgtATTTATTTCGACTTTTTAACCATTCTGGTCTTCCATGGAAATCTTGCTTTATTTCTCTGAAACCGTCGTACCTAATATTTTTAACAGAttaaattctatttcttttttttctgttattttttcttttcctttttgtaaagatacattttacaatttttatgCCGCTTTCAACTATtagcattttatttttaactcatCTTCGTTCAATATTAATTTATGTCTCATACATTATCTATTCTCTAAGCGGCCATATTTAACCGGACGTTTTGATTATAACCAGAAACTTTAACTTACAAGAAACAAAATTGATTCTAATCTCGTTTTCTTCCTGTGTTActgtttgttattatatttagatccatttttattaaatcaaataattataatttactattttaaatatcaattatattCATTTGTACTGTTTGTATATTCGTTTTTGCTcagattttaaaacaaaacttAAGTATAACATAAGTTTCTGTTTGACGCCTGCGTAAAGTCCCAAATCAAACAacgacgtagtagtagtagtagtagtagtagtagtagtagtagtagtagtagtagtagtagtagtaatgacgccgtatttatatttacagaaaattgTCTATTCGAAATATTTGTACAAATAAACATTGCAAATttaaatatggatatatgtatatatacactccacTGTGCAACATCACGCTCCCATATTTCTACTtgtgtgcataaatgcatatatataattgtatatatatgtgtatatatatatatttatatatgtatatatatacatatatatgtacatatatatctatatatatatatatatatatataagcatatgtatacatatatatatataagtatatgtatatatatgcatatatatatgtataaatatatatatgtatatgcacaaacacacacacccgcacactcacacaggcacacatacatatgccaaGAGGCAACACACATTATTTACTAATTTTTCTTTAAGTTcacattgaaatatttcaaatcaaaattgcaaagcaaaaaaagaagagaaaaaaatctaaatgatagaatggaaaaagaaagaaaggaaaaagaaatgaaaacaaaaaggaaaaaatagatagatagatagatagatagatagatagatagatagatagatagatagatagatagatagatagatagatagacgtgatTGTGAAGAtaatcaaagaaataaacaaaaaagcaagaagatatatgtaaagaaaaagaaattgaaagaatttgaattagaaagagaaagaggggaataGGAATAAAATCATATAACATATGAACGATGACGTCACATACGTCAGtagcttttttattgtttttttttcttagttaatTTAGGAAGTGATTGTCatcaccattatatatattttttttctttgcttttcttccattaTATTCGTTATTAACTTTGAGGAACCATTATAGGTTTTTGGTTTAGAGAcgaaaaaaaatttcttccatTATTTTCGAATAAAAGAGTATTAGCTGCTAGGGAAATCTTTTGTAAAGTAATAAcctaaaacaacatatatatatatatatatatataatatatatatatatataatatatatatatatatatatatatatatatggaaggaagaaaagagagacaacttaatttttttaattcagtaattggttattttattttaaaataatggagGTGTACTTCCAAAggctgagattttttttttttcggggaagacaaattttgaaaaaaaaaggtgggagaTATATGAGTACAATGGGGGTGGGGTAAAAGGGTCGTTATATATTTTTGACTAATAATTCCAaattaaaagacagaaaaaatactaaaattgatttatttattgaaatattaaaatcgaaatcgatattttatttattattttttcaattattcattactaaaattgaatttgaaattaaaaatagaaatagacagactgaataaaaaaattttttatttcgtttattagTTGGAATGTATCGTTTAATTATTCTATCTATTCTATAAACCATTTTGCAAGGAACAAAGAAACAATTGGATAATTGCCTTAttgaaaaaatgttaaatatgaaagaaaaaataaatcgaaattaaaaatatttaacaaatttcGAATttcgaaaaaaagaaaacatacgaaaaacacaaaaaaaggtaagtaaactatacatacatatatatatatatatatatatgttactttgcTAATAAAACGTTGCATAAGATATAATCATATtcattaagttattttattaataatcagtgagggagagagggaaaggatGAGGCTGGGAACGGGGAGCGCTAGAATTGAATCTGCACAAAGCCGTAACCTTtattatttagacaatatttacatgCAACTCTTTGGAAGAGAAACCAAACTTTAATTAGAAATATCGTTAATTATCTACCAGGTGATATTGACATCATCCGTGCAGGGCCAGAGGTCAATGAAAGGAGCTCATCGTTCTGCCGTTTACACCAAGTGCAAATCATtggtttccctttttttttttcttcttgggagagaaaaatatgaaacaaaacccttttcttcatctctttcgaAATAATCACCAAATAGAAAAGATTTTTAATCTATTTCGCCAAACCATTTTGcttcaatatttaaaataaaaatttgaaaaaaaaaatttcataaaagagcacaaaaaaaatttgaacaggttttttttaatgtttttccttgTTCAAGAGTCTTTCCAGTGACAAGACCTTCTTGTAGTTTCTACAACAGAATTCTAAGTAATTCTTTAAAGTCCTGTCCCTCAAGCTTGATAAGCCTGATTGTCGACTCCTTGGGGTGGTGCTCCTTGGGTTGCATCTCCTTGGGGTGGTGCTCCCTGGGGTGGGTAACCTTGAGGTGGGTAGCCTTGAGGTGGGTAGGCGCCTTGGGGTGGGTAGCCTTGTGGTGGGTAGCCTTGTGGTGGGTAGCCTTGTGGTGGGTAGCCTTGAGGGGGTGGCTGTGGGTAGGCAGCCTGTTGTGCTTGCATTTTCtgcatcattgccatcatttctttcatttgtgcAGCATCAACGGattcaccgccgccgccgccgccgccgccttcgGATGGTGCAATTTCTGCTTCGGCATCGTTAGCATCTTCGCATTCTTTCTCATTGAACTGACAACATGTCAACAACCATGGGAATGTGTTTTGGATGGCCTCTCTGAACTTTGGATGGGAAACAGAGTAGACAATTGGGTTGTGGATAGCTGAAGCTTTAGCAAACAGGACAGGCAATTCAGCTGCATAAGGAGTAACCCATTCAGCTGGCCCAAACTGTGCAAGAAGAGCGATGACGGCGTATGGAGACCAGGAGAGCATGAATTGGGTAATAATTACCATTGAAATTTTGGCAAGTTTCATTTCAGCGCTCTGGCCAGCCTGTGCCTTACGCAATTCTTTGGCATTCAACCTCTTAGCCATGGCAGCCATTTCCTTTTCGTGGTTGGATACAGACATGACAATGTTGAAGTAACAGAAAGCGATGATAACTACGGGCAGCATGAAACCCATGAAGTACATGCACAAGATAAAAGATCTGGTATTAGAATCAATAGACAGGTAATCAAAAGAGCAAGATGTAAGAATACCTTCAGGGACGTATGCTCCCCAGTTGAAGACGGGACCGACAGCCCAAACAATGGACCACATCCACACAAAGATAATCATGAGGAAAGCTCTTCTATGGGACATTTTCTTGGATGCCGCCATAGGTCTACCGATGACATTGTAACGATCGATGGAGATCATGGCCATGGTATTAATTGACATGAATCCGAAGATACCGCCCAGCAAACCATAAAGTTGACAAgctagaaagagaggaaagagagaaaaaacagtgAAAACAAGAAATACAAATAGACATGGTGAGGTAGAGATAAGGAGGAAAGATGAAGATAATTAAAGTAGGTGGGGACTAAATAATTGGTAAAAACATTGTTTAGACATCAATCATTTTGAAGGTGCAGATCGATGAGGATGCAACTACAAATAGTAGATGTAATATATTGGGTTTTAAAAATTCCTTTGAATAGAAAAAAAGGCTGAAGATTATCTGCGAGCTCGACACTTCATCTTCTATATGGAGACGACAATGAAGCCTCTTATGTGATAGTTCTACGGAAGATACATGGTTGAAGCCCGGCAATAACTTTCAGACTTTGTTTTCATTCGAGGGTTATTTAAtccaatatattacatatgcttCATAGTTGTGTTCATTGTGAAAATCATTTCAATTACGTTTTCTCAATGTAAATGTATTAATTAGTGTAAGGATATTAATTACactaaaaatattattcaaaacattaaaacttgTTTCGTACATAAGTTATATTTAATGAACTAATATTTTAGCCAACATGAATCGCCGTAAAACTGTTGTGTGTTTAAACAGCTAAATACTGTAAGCATTATAATAGTCTATTGTTAACATTATAATGCAATACACTATCAGCTTGACTAGATACAATAAATCATCGATTATATTTCGatacaaataaaagcaaaacgaATTATTAAACACTCGATATTCTGtgatttaattttaactttacgACAGGtattttactgtatttctgtCACAGAGCCCTTGACCAGACGTGCTGTTGTTTCATTTATAAATAACACCGGGTCTACTGGAGATAAGGGAGCCTCTGTGtgatataaggttgtcccaaaagttcgtagaaagtcttggaaaataatggtctttattttgaggaataatttttgttgcttttgttagtacttggcgagtaaaaattcaattttcgcaagtgtttacgaacttttgggacaacctaatagcttgatcttttaaaaataatacCTAAATTATTCTGAAATTACTCCTTTGTTTTAGAaaaggacatattgaataatgtgaTTTTGGATATCCTTCAAATAGAAAAATGACGAGATAATCACAGCCGGAATGCCTTTTAATGTAGGTGTACTCGACTAAGGCTGACTTGGAACAAAACAATATCAGTAACCAGGTTTTCTTGAACCAAGCCTGTTTGTGATTGCTTGACTTAAAAGCAGCAGTCGATTCTCCCTTAAAGCGTACACTACCATCCAAGATTAGATTGTATTAGATCGGATGGCTTTAGATGCAGTGTTTTTCATCAAAGGTGTGCTCCATTCAGAGCTAAGTAACAGGCAGGTGTTCTGATATAGTCGCTCTACTTGCACCCAAACACGCTGGAGATCTTATACTGCCGGTTTAAGAAGGAACAATGGATAATCGAATTCATGCCATCTTATTTTCAGGTACATGAACTCGATTAGAATGATTTCGCTCATCGAATTGTTGGATTAGGTCTGACCAAAGAGCCTTAACAATAGTAATCATATCTCTGTCACCAACATCAGCATGTCTTTCCGTCATATAGGAACAACATCTCAGCCTCCTTCaaaggccttgtgccaaaatttgagaccaatatttccCAGATTTCTAGATCGTTAAGGGTAGCTAATGCAATGAAGCCCAGTATGAAgtggaaaaaggaaaataaatacttACCAACTTTACCGAAAATCCACTTTTTCATAAACGACGATACCGTTTTAAGCGGAAATCCATTAATAGCTGAGAAAGACAAATCAGACATAGCGAGATTGATGATAAACATGTTAGCCGGGGTCTGAAGAGATTTCGTCctggaaaaaaagaaggaagaaaagaaaaaaaaaatgattagtgGAAATTAGATGTCCGTTACGTCACATTCATAATTACTGCTGGCTTTTTTATTCAAAAATTTGCTTTAGGTAAACAAAGaagaaattaattatttgatAAATGTTATAGGATTTCctacaatatatttcattatgtataagtttatattttaCATTGACCACAACggtaaatgataaaatgaaagtcttgcaaatatttattattagtgttgatgTAACCATACGAATAAAAGTAAGATGAACTCGCTCACAGGGGGTTAGAGCCCAGTTCTTTGGGTAACGATGATGAAGGTCCTGCTTACAGCTTGGTCAACTGGGTAAAAATGTTCGTATCAATCTATAACCGATTAAATCAATCAGGTATGATGGTAATTGAATATACCTGGTTGCATAAATTTATGACCTTCAACCAACATGAGCAATCATTTTGTTACTCATTGCTAGCTAAAGCATGATTAAGCTGTACTTGAAAGCTGTACTTCACGACTGCACTTGAAGTGAACGTGCGATAAATCCTGCTGAGAAAGCTTTGACCCTGATAACATTCTAAGAAACATCATGGCGTCTAATGACTTCACTCGAGGATACGAGGAAACTTCTATGAGATCACTTAAATCGACAGAAATCGCACCCTATTACCTCATAAAAAAAAGTCATGGTGGATTACATTATCGTACGTTCGCTGCACATAAGGAAAAGGGAGGATGGTTATGGCTGACATCTCGTTGTTAGTATGTCTCCTCAGTCAAGCTGACCTGAGATTAAACAACagcacaacaacatcaacaacaaccacagatGGTTGCACTGGGCCAGCTTTCTATTCAAAAACACTAtgaactttttattttaatttcacttaGTTGATTTTTCAAACGTGAGACAAGCCAACGAGAACGCCTCAACGTGGTCACACTCACTCTACcagctaaaaatagtagccaaatatctctcaaatcacatcataCCGACTTAAAAAGGGAAATGCAGTTTCAATAATGTGATGCTACATATATTGTGATTGAAACCGTGTGATCCTAGTTATAATGTAATGACTAATTAAAAGTGagacttaaacaacaacaacaacaaccatttatCAAGATaacttctgttttgttttgtttttgttttttttttttttggtttgtttttttcatacttacttggagaagagatAGATTACAATGCCATTACCGAAGATTCCAATGATGCCAACGATACCAATGAAAATACCAACGGAATAGTAGACGGCATCTGGGATCGGATCGAACTTGGCCCAATGAGGATGGATGTCAACGGTTGGATTATACCACCATGTCTGGTTCACTAACGTGCTTGATTCGACCATTTTCGGTGTTTGGGTGACAACGTTTGTGCTGGAGTACTAGGGAATCTACCTGCAAtcaaaaccaaaagaaaacatATGTCGTTAAAGATATTGCAACAAATAAGAACAgatttgtcatcattatcatcatcatgattattattacaaTTCAGTTTTTATTACCAGTGTGCTTTCACCTTCTATGTTTTACCTTctattttagttttgtatttcAAGTTGTGTTAAAAGTACTACTCTCCAGTTTCATAAATATGgccacgtgtgtgcatatatctgcatTAACAAAATGCCTCAGAATTGCATTGCCTAAAATCTCACAGACGTGCATTTTTTGTGTCAGTGAAACTTTAAGTAATGTAGTTCCTAATACAACAATTAATACAAGTATGTAACCTCCAGGATATGTGTTGAGTGCTGCTTTCTGTCGTCTGCTTTCTGTCGTCTGCTTTCTGTCGTCTGCACAACTATATGTGTGCAACGCGCGTGgggatgtgtgtgcgtttgtgtagcTGGGAAATGCGAGTAGTCAATataccaccttctctctctctcctcaaaaCTAAACTAGCTTCCATCCCATAATTAAAACTGTGATGCAGTAATGAGCTTTACCAGTTCGTAGCAGACTCAAAGACAGAGATTAATAATTCCTGCAGTAATAcgtctactcacacacacacacacacacacacatatatatatatatatatatatatataatatatatatatatatatacacatataatatatatatgtgtgtatatatatatatatatatgactgcctgtatgtgtatatgtgtacttatatgttcGTATATGTTGTAGCTAAGACGATGAAGGAACATGTAATAAGTATACCTGTTATTATGTAGACATCTATGTATATTGTAAGCATATCAGAGTTTATATACGAATAcgtctatatgtgagtgtgtacgtgtgtgttcggGGGTTGGGGCGAGGTTTAGCCTGACTTTATTGATGTTAGTGAGCGCTTACTTAACTAACGCATCTACACtttatgtatacgtgcatgcgtgtgtgcttatGAATCTGCAAGATGGCGTGCACGCGTTATAAATGCTTGTACATGAGTGGACAGTGtttagctgagagagagagagaaagagagaagagcaaagaaaagaaaaaagaaagaaagaaagaaagaaagaaagaaagaaagaaagaagagatggaaagaataagaaaaaataagaaagagatgTTATTCTACTTCaatttcttaaatattctatTTAACTCCAGAACTGgtgggtatgtatatgcatgtatgtaagtatgcatgtatgcatatacatatacatatatatataatatatatatatatatatatatatatatataatatatatatatttgcactcacatatttatatataaacacatatatatacatcaatatatatctatatgtatatatatatattatatatatatatatataatatatatatatatatatatatatatatatatataatatgtatacatatatatatatatgtgtgtgtgtatatatatatatatatatatatatatatatatacatatattttatatattacatatagacatatatatattacatataaaatgacgtatatacacatattacatctatagagacaaatatatatatgtatgtatatacacatattacatatgcatgtatactcataCAGATGTTATTCTACTTCaatttcttaaatattctatTTAACTCCAGAACTGgtgggtatgtatatgcatgtatgtaagtatgcatgtatgcatatacatatacatatatatatatatatttgcacacacatatttatatataaacacatatatatacatcaatatatatctatatgtatatatattatatatatatatatagtatatatatatatatatagtatatatatatatatatatatatattaatatgtatacatatatatatatatatgtgtgtgtgtatatatatatatatatatatataatatatatacatatattttatatattacatatagacatatatatattacatataaaatgacgtatatacacatattacatctatagtgacaaatatatatatgtatgtatatacacatattacatatgcatgtatactcatacatatgtgtgtgtgtgtgtgtgtgtgtgtgtgtgtgtgtgtgtgaatgcataagcgtcagtgtgtttatgtgtgtacgtgcctgCGAAGTCTCTTTGGTCATATTCATGTGTTTAGTCGTTCCTTGAGAGGATTAACTGATTCTGTTCTACGCTACAGACTAAAATTAGACTTGTTCTTCATCGTCCTtccccatcaccaccgccaccaccaccaccaccaccaccaccacttctactactaccattactactactgctactactactacaaccactaccactactactactactactactaatacaaccactaccactacaactatcactactactatcactactactactactactactactaccactaatagcACACTGCTtccctcatcatcaccactaccactattacacTTATGTAATGAGAGCAACGATGCTAGCAAACATAGTCATTATTGTCATGTGACTGAGCGGTCAGCAAGTGTGCAAATGTCATTGACGCCGCCTTATTTCCTGATATCaagcgtaataataataatgataataataataataataataataataataataataataataataataataataataatgataatataatcctttctactctaggcacaaggcctgaaattttggggaggagaaGAATCggttacgttgaccccagtactcaactggtacttaatttatcaactccgaaaggatgaaaggcaaagtcgacctcgacggaataattttacaatattgccccagcatgcccacagctcgtaagctgaaactggaaaaatgaaatgaaatatatatatatagagagagagagagatagagagggggcgaaaggagagagagacaggcagacagacagatgcagagatagagacagacacaagaacacacagaggtagagatagatagatagatagatagatagatagatagatagatagatagatagatagatagatagatagatagatagatagatagatagatagatagattaattgattgattgattggttgagtgATAAGAAACCGTAATTCAGTGAGGCCAGGACTGCATTTATTTCGAGAATCAcaattaaatttgtttatttcttggtTTCTTGACGTAAACCTCAGAGAATTAAGACAGCGGCTTTCAATGCACAATGAGGCGCTATTAAACGTCATAAAGAATTCAACTTGCAAAGAATTTTTTCTCCTAAGATTGCACCTTAAATATTACGCATGAGTTTCACGAATCGAATACTAAACAAAAagatacaattttaaaataaattacgtATTTCGAGGTTCTGTAATGTCCACAGGTACAGCTAGTGGCTGTTAttattacttgttttatttttattataatactagcagtatcgcccggcgttgctcgggtttgtttcgacccttttgaattggaatttttgaagagtaaaaattttgcattatgtagcttgttattctctttaagtgaacatttttttggttgaaatacactgaaaaatggcgacacagcagtcaaaaaatcgaaaaaatagggattttcatagaaagaaagcacctttttgatttaaataatttttggagttaacatggtccgatttgaattgtttcttctacagaaggaagagcaagccttcttctattatactctcaattttggtcaactttcgccgcaaggtctcggaggagatagtgttagttgaaggctaccaaacctgccatacacagacaacttcagctttgctAATGACGACggtgaggatgattatgatggcagtggtggtgatgaagaagaggaagaggataaCCAACT
This Octopus sinensis linkage group LG23, ASM634580v1, whole genome shotgun sequence DNA region includes the following protein-coding sequences:
- the LOC115223609 gene encoding rhodopsin isoform X1; this encodes MVESSTLVNQTWWYNPTVDIHPHWAKFDPIPDAVYYSVGIFIGIVGIIGIFGNGIVIYLFSKTKSLQTPANMFIINLAMSDLSFSAINGFPLKTVSSFMKKWIFGKVACQLYGLLGGIFGFMSINTMAMISIDRYNVIGRPMAASKKMSHRRAFLMIIFVWMWSIVWAVGPVFNWGAYVPEGILTSCSFDYLSIDSNTRSFILCMYFMGFMLPVVIIAFCYFNIVMSVSNHEKEMAAMAKRLNAKELRKAQAGQSAEMKLAKISMVIITQFMLSWSPYAVIALLAQFGPAEWVTPYAAELPVLFAKASAIHNPIVYSVSHPKFREAIQNTFPWLLTCCQFNEKECEDANDAEAEIAPSEGGGGGGGGESVDAAQMKEMMAMMQKMQAQQAAYPQPPPQGYPPQGYPPQGYPPQGYPPQGAYPPQGYPPQGYPPQGAPPQGDATQGAPPQGVDNQAYQA
- the LOC115223609 gene encoding rhodopsin isoform X2 — encoded protein: MVESSTLVNQTWWYNPTVDIHPHWAKFDPIPDAVYYSVGIFIGIVGIIGIFGNGIVIYLFSKTKSLQTPANMFIINLAMSDLSFSAINGFPLKTVSSFMKKWIFGKVACQLYGLLGGIFGFMSINTMAMISIDRYNVIGRPMAASKKMSHRRAFLMIIFVWMWSIVWAVGPVFNWGAYVPEGILTSCSFDYLSIDSNTRSFILCMYFMGFMLPVVIIAFCYFNIVMSVSNHEKEMAAMAKRLNAKELRKAQAGQSAEMKLAKISMVIITQFMLSWSPYAVIALLAQFGPAEWVTPYAAELPVLFAKASAIHNPIVYSVSHPKFREAIQNTFPWLLTCCQFNEKECEDANDAEAEIAPSEGGGGGGGGESVDAAQMKEMMAMMQKMQAQQAAYPQPPPQGYPPQGYPPQGAYPPQGYPPQGYPPQGAPPQGDATQGAPPQGVDNQAYQA